From the Bacillus sp. FJAT-22090 genome, the window GTATATGAAAAGTCCTGGAGTTTTTGATGACCCATTAAGTTCTTTCCGTATGGTAATTATTACTACATTATTGATTTTGAGTCTTGCTGCGGGCGGTTACTTAGCTGGGATGCTTATACAAAATAGTAGAGTATTTTTGTTCATAATCCCCATTTTCGTATTATCTATACTTACGACAGAGATTGGGCAAACACTTATTCAAAATATCTTTATAAATGAATCGACATGGTTATTAATACTGAATCTTATTATTGTGACGATTGTTTTCTTTGGAATTGCAATAGCCAGTTCTAATCGACTGGAGGTTAGACCATGACAGTAATTATGGCGTTCATGCCTATACTACTAATCCTACTTTTTTCTTGGTTTATTCGTATTGGGCTAAAGAGCTTATCGAAGCGTATAATTTTAACTAAACACTTGGCAAAAGGAATTATTCTAAGCTATATGAGTGTTCTCTTATTTGCAGTTGTCGTATATGAATTAATGCCAGCTAATGAGGAAGAGTTATTTACAAAAACTGATTTAGAAAAGCTAGAAAACGAAAATCAAGTATTTGATGAAGCTTTTAGAAAGAATGAAGTAAGCAAGCTTCATAAGGATTTTCTAGTGGAAGAATGGACGCACGAGATTGAAGGAGATACATTCCATATAGTATCTTCTAATTCAGATTATCTACCGGCAAAAGTATATGTGGAATGGACTGACTCGAAGGAGCAGTTAGTAGAAGGTAAAGTTTATCGAACAAATTTATTTATTTACGGAATGAATATGAAAGATAGAATTCCATTTTCCAAAGTTAAATGGGAAGGTGATCAATTAATAATAGAAGAGCCTACTGAACAAGAGTATAAGTATTATCGTTTTTCCAACAATCTAGCCATTTTAACGATCAATGATGTCTTTCCAAGCGATGAAACAGTAAGAGTGCAGGGGGAAACATATTTATATTTGACAGTTCCAAAACATATGAACGTAGTAGATGAGATGGGCTTACAATTGTATTAGGAGGAGAACTAATGATTACACTTGCCAAATATGAAATAATACATCGTGCAGCATTAGAGGATTATCCGCTTTCGGAGGAGCAGTTAGGATTCACAGGACATCCCCTTGAACTATTGGAACGTAGCGAGAGCAATACCACATATACGCCAATTGTTATAAAAGAAGATGATAGTGTGGCAGGTTTTTTTGTTTTGGATACGGGTGATGATAAATTCAACTATACCAATCACCAACAAAGCATTTTACTAAGAGGTTATTCGATCCATCCAGCATATCAAGGAAGAGGAATTGCTAAAACATCCATGATTCTACTAACGAAATATGTAAAAGAACACTTTCCGTTAGTAGAACAGGTTGTACTTGGTGTAAATGAAGCAAATAAAGCTGCGCAATCTGTCTATTTAAAATCTGGATTTATAGATGAAGGCACACGATTTACAGGAAGGTCTGGTGTACAAATTGCGATGTGCCTACGAGTATCGTAGATTACTCAATCAATCGATAGAGCACATCGTCATCCTCTCTTGGTGACCCTCTTCCATCGGTATTATTTGTAACAAAATAAAGGGATTCTCCGTCTGAGTAAACATCTCGAATACGACCAAAACCGGTGATAGAGCGTTCCACTTCTCCAGTGGAGACATCAATTACTTTTATCGCTTCTCCTCGAAGGGTAGCTACATATAATTTTCCCTTATGAAAACTGATTCCTGAAGGAGCCCATGTCTCATTGGCACCGGAAGTGACGATAGGTGTAACATAACCATTTCTCCTTTCCGTGCCTTCTATAATGGGATAGCCATAATTTTTTCCTTGCTCGATTAAATTGACTTCATCATTAGCTGATTGTCCATGTTCGGCTTCATAAAGCTTTCCTTCTTTATCCCATGCCAATCCTTGTGGATTCCGATGACCTGTAGTATAAATCTCAAAAGTGCCATCTTCTTTCATTCGGACTATTTTTCCATTAAGGGAAGATGGGTCTTGGGCATTCTGGGGAATTCCAGCATCTCCAATAGTGATATAAAGAAGTCCATCTGGTCCGATTTCTAATCGACCTCCGTGATGGATGTTGCCAGTCGGGATACCGTCTAAATGAATAGCAGTCTCTCTCCACATGTCGTTTTCTAATTTAATGGTTACTACTCGATTGAAGGATTCCTCATTTTCATCATACGTATAATAAGCATAGGCTTCTAGTGAATCTATAAAATCGTTTTTTAATACAAAACCAAGTAAACCCGCTTCGGATGCGTCAGACAAATTATCTGAAAGCACCACTTCTTCATGCGTAACATTGCCATCACTTGTCACTTTTGCAATCGTACCTACACGTTCGGAAATATAAAAAATATTTTCATGCTGGTTGATCGCCCATGGAATATCTAAGTTTGTTGCCACTTTCTCCGCAATAATTTCTCCATCTGAACTGGGTTCATTTGTACAACCAAATAAAATGAGTGATAAGAGTATTAGTCTCTTCAATGGATATCCCTCCTTCTATTACTTCTTCCCTTTCCCTTATCTAATCTCCTTCAAATCTTGATAAGTTTTTCCTATGTAAATCCATAATAACTATTGAATTTACTTATCAAGAATAGAGGCGTAAGCTAACCATATGATAGAAGTTTGGAAAGAAGGATATACAATGGAATTTTTTATATTTTTTTTGATTGGAATTGCAGGTAATGTAGTCGGCACATTGGTCGGTGGAGGGGGACTGATAAGCTTACCGACGATGTTACTTATGGGATTACCAGTGCATTCGGCAATCGGTGCGAACAAGGTTTCCAATACGGTCAGTTCTCTCTCAAGCTTTCTTGTTATCTTTAAGGAAAAAGAAGTTTCCGTGAAAGAAGTACTGTCGGTCCTTGTGTTTTGTTTAGGAGGAGGTATTTTAGGTGGACTAATTGCGTCCTTATTAAGCGGAAGTACACTGACCATCATTGCCATCATTTTGTTAAGCTTTGCGTTTGTAACTTCCTTCATGGGAAAAGGTAATTTTGATGGGACGGAACAATTTAATGTTAATAAGAGAACAGGACCTGCACTGCTCGGTATAGGCATGTACGACGGAATGTTTGGTCCAGGGAGCAGCACACTTGCAATGTACTTATATGCAAGCCAAAAAATTGCATATATACGAGCAATCGGCTTATCTAGAATTGGAGTTTTTGCGAGTTGCTTTGGATCAGCCATTACGTATATCTCAACTGGTAAAATCATTTGGCCACTTACATTAGCATTAATGCTTGGAGCAATTGTAGGTGCTCAGGTTGGAGTAAGAATAGCTCGCAAATTAAAAACCGAGCATGTGAAACCACTTCTTAGACTAGTAACAGTTCTTTTAATCGTGCAAATTATGGTTGATTATTTTAAATAGTGGGGGAGA encodes:
- a CDS encoding PQQ-dependent sugar dehydrogenase, whose amino-acid sequence is MKRLILLSLILFGCTNEPSSDGEIIAEKVATNLDIPWAINQHENIFYISERVGTIAKVTSDGNVTHEEVVLSDNLSDASEAGLLGFVLKNDFIDSLEAYAYYTYDENEESFNRVVTIKLENDMWRETAIHLDGIPTGNIHHGGRLEIGPDGLLYITIGDAGIPQNAQDPSSLNGKIVRMKEDGTFEIYTTGHRNPQGLAWDKEGKLYEAEHGQSANDEVNLIEQGKNYGYPIIEGTERRNGYVTPIVTSGANETWAPSGISFHKGKLYVATLRGEAIKVIDVSTGEVERSITGFGRIRDVYSDGESLYFVTNNTDGRGSPREDDDVLYRLIE
- a CDS encoding GNAT family N-acetyltransferase, producing the protein MITLAKYEIIHRAALEDYPLSEEQLGFTGHPLELLERSESNTTYTPIVIKEDDSVAGFFVLDTGDDKFNYTNHQQSILLRGYSIHPAYQGRGIAKTSMILLTKYVKEHFPLVEQVVLGVNEANKAAQSVYLKSGFIDEGTRFTGRSGVQIAMCLRVS
- a CDS encoding sulfite exporter TauE/SafE family protein; its protein translation is MEFFIFFLIGIAGNVVGTLVGGGGLISLPTMLLMGLPVHSAIGANKVSNTVSSLSSFLVIFKEKEVSVKEVLSVLVFCLGGGILGGLIASLLSGSTLTIIAIILLSFAFVTSFMGKGNFDGTEQFNVNKRTGPALLGIGMYDGMFGPGSSTLAMYLYASQKIAYIRAIGLSRIGVFASCFGSAITYISTGKIIWPLTLALMLGAIVGAQVGVRIARKLKTEHVKPLLRLVTVLLIVQIMVDYFK